In a single window of the Rhizobiaceae bacterium genome:
- a CDS encoding F0F1 ATP synthase subunit B, whose product MDATFWAFVALVIFLAIVVYLKVPGTLGASLDKRATKIASDLEDARRLREEAQQLLAEYQRKRKEAEQEAAAIVEAAKSEAEQLVKEARQKTEEFVTRRSAMAEQKIAQAEREAVNEVRASAVDIATEAARKLMELKVDAKAGAELFKSSLNDLKAKLN is encoded by the coding sequence ATGGACGCAACATTCTGGGCATTCGTCGCACTCGTCATTTTCCTGGCCATCGTCGTCTATCTCAAGGTGCCGGGCACGCTGGGCGCGTCGCTCGATAAGCGGGCGACAAAAATCGCAAGCGATCTTGAAGATGCGCGGCGCCTTCGTGAAGAGGCGCAGCAATTGCTGGCCGAGTACCAGCGCAAGCGCAAGGAAGCCGAGCAGGAAGCAGCCGCCATCGTTGAGGCCGCCAAGAGCGAGGCCGAGCAGCTTGTGAAGGAAGCGCGGCAGAAGACCGAGGAATTCGTCACCCGCCGCAGCGCGATGGCCGAGCAGAAGATTGCGCAGGCCGAGCGCGAGGCGGTCAACGAGGTTCGCGCCAGCGCCGTGGACATCGCCACGGAAGCGGCCCGCAAGCTGATGGAACTCAAGGTCGACGCCAAGGCAGGAGCGGAACTTTTCAAGTCCTCGCTGAACGACCTGAAAGCCAAGCTGAACTAA
- a CDS encoding aminopeptidase translates to MTASSSALIDPDKLDRLAQVAVSVGLGLQQGQDLIMTAPLVAAPLARRIAEHAYKAGAGLVTTLFSDEELTLARYRYAQDFSFDRATGWLYDGIAKAFGDNAARLAIYAEDPMLLANEDPDKVGRANKANSIAYTPVREKITGFDINWTILSYPNPTWAAKIFPNDDEDTAVAKLANAIFAATRVDQPDPVAAWKAHNADLHRRTARLNESRFHALHFKGPGTDLTVGLADGHAWKGGASLAKNGATCNPNLPSEEVFTTPHAMRVDGFVRSTKPLSHQGTLIDGIEMRFEGGKIVEARATRGEQVLLKVLDTDEGSRRLGEVALVPHSSPISKSGLLFYNTLYDENAACHIALGQCYSDCFIDGAKLTAEEIAARGGNRSFIHIDWMIGSGEIDVDGLDSAGNRTPVMRKGEWV, encoded by the coding sequence ATGACTGCTTCAAGTTCCGCCCTCATCGATCCCGACAAGCTCGACCGGCTGGCGCAGGTCGCCGTGTCTGTCGGTCTGGGGCTCCAGCAGGGGCAAGACCTCATCATGACCGCGCCGCTGGTGGCTGCCCCCTTGGCGCGCCGCATCGCCGAGCACGCCTACAAGGCCGGCGCGGGCCTCGTCACGACGCTGTTCTCGGACGAGGAACTGACGCTCGCGCGCTACCGCTACGCGCAGGACTTTTCCTTCGACCGTGCGACGGGTTGGCTCTATGACGGCATCGCCAAGGCGTTCGGCGACAATGCCGCGCGGCTGGCGATCTATGCCGAAGACCCGATGCTGCTCGCCAACGAGGACCCCGACAAGGTTGGCCGTGCCAACAAGGCAAACTCGATCGCCTATACGCCCGTGCGCGAGAAGATCACCGGCTTCGATATCAACTGGACGATCCTGTCCTATCCGAACCCGACCTGGGCCGCGAAGATTTTCCCGAACGACGATGAGGACACGGCGGTCGCCAAGCTCGCGAATGCGATCTTTGCCGCAACGCGCGTCGACCAGCCCGATCCGGTCGCCGCATGGAAGGCGCACAATGCGGACCTGCATCGCCGCACCGCGCGGCTGAACGAGAGCCGCTTTCACGCGCTGCACTTCAAGGGTCCGGGCACGGACCTGACAGTCGGCCTCGCGGATGGTCACGCGTGGAAAGGAGGGGCCTCGCTCGCCAAGAACGGCGCGACCTGCAACCCGAACCTGCCCAGCGAGGAAGTGTTCACCACGCCGCATGCCATGCGTGTGGATGGCTTTGTGCGCTCCACCAAGCCGCTGTCGCATCAGGGCACGCTGATCGACGGGATCGAAATGCGCTTCGAGGGCGGAAAGATCGTCGAGGCGCGCGCCACGCGCGGCGAACAGGTGCTTCTCAAGGTGCTGGATACGGATGAAGGGTCGCGACGGCTGGGAGAAGTCGCGCTGGTGCCGCATTCCTCGCCGATCTCGAAAAGCGGGCTGCTGTTCTACAACACGCTCTATGATGAAAACGCCGCGTGCCACATCGCGCTCGGCCAATGCTATTCGGACTGCTTCATCGACGGCGCGAAGCTCACCGCCGAGGAAATCGCCGCGCGCGGCGGCAATCGTTCCTTCATCCATATCGACTGGATGATCGGCTCCGGCGAAATCGACGTCGATGGACTTGATTCGGCGGGCAATCGCACGCCGGTCATGCGCAAGGGCGAGTGGGTGTAG
- a CDS encoding F0F1 ATP synthase subunit B: MFVTPAYAQEAQPAEGESHAPAGETHAAPADAAAGETHTETGAGHGGGAFPPFDPSNYPSQLLWLAITFGLFYLFLKKVIVPRIGGILEVRRDRIAQDLDQAARMKEDADAAVAAYEQELAEARSNANTIGQGARDSAKADAESERKKIEAELEAKLAEAEKRIAGIKSKAMAEVGGIAEDTATAIVQQLTGAKVDKPTVSAAVKAVRN; the protein is encoded by the coding sequence ATGTTCGTGACACCGGCTTATGCCCAGGAGGCCCAACCGGCCGAGGGGGAATCGCACGCACCGGCAGGGGAAACCCATGCCGCACCGGCGGATGCCGCTGCGGGCGAAACGCATACCGAAACCGGCGCCGGGCATGGCGGAGGCGCATTTCCGCCTTTCGATCCAAGCAATTACCCGTCGCAGCTCCTGTGGCTGGCGATCACTTTCGGCCTCTTCTACCTCTTCCTGAAAAAGGTCATCGTGCCGCGCATCGGCGGGATCCTGGAAGTGCGGCGCGACCGCATTGCGCAGGACCTCGACCAGGCCGCGCGCATGAAGGAAGACGCCGACGCGGCGGTCGCCGCCTACGAGCAGGAACTGGCCGAGGCGCGCTCCAACGCCAATACGATCGGGCAGGGCGCACGCGATTCGGCCAAGGCCGATGCGGAAAGCGAGCGCAAGAAGATCGAAGCAGAGCTTGAAGCCAAGCTCGCGGAAGCCGAAAAGCGGATCGCGGGAATCAAGTCGAAGGCGATGGCCGAAGTCGGTGGCATCGCTGAGGACACCGCAACCGCCATCGTCCAGCAATTGACCGGTGCGAAGGTGGACAAGCCCACCGTTTCCGCCGCAGTCAAGGCGGTCAGGAACTAG
- a CDS encoding glycosyltransferase yields MLSVVIETRNDEEELARTLASLVNGAVEGVVREVIVCDLGSTDHSHRVADEAGCVWLPSGGAAEGVRRAKSDWLLLLEPGATLVDGWIDSAARHVSRATMAGRFSRARKSRTPFLKRIFAGNRALVEGLLITKRQASSLSRSGQGSAAIARGLATKRLDGEIVPASRK; encoded by the coding sequence ATGCTTTCTGTGGTCATAGAAACCAGAAACGACGAGGAAGAACTGGCGCGCACACTGGCTTCGCTGGTTAACGGCGCGGTCGAAGGCGTGGTGCGCGAGGTGATCGTTTGCGATCTCGGATCGACCGATCACTCGCACCGGGTGGCAGACGAGGCCGGTTGCGTCTGGCTGCCCAGCGGCGGCGCGGCGGAAGGCGTGCGGCGCGCAAAATCGGACTGGCTGCTGCTGCTTGAGCCGGGCGCTACGCTTGTGGACGGCTGGATCGATTCGGCTGCGCGGCACGTGTCGCGCGCCACGATGGCCGGGCGCTTTTCCCGCGCGCGGAAGTCGCGGACCCCGTTCCTGAAACGCATTTTCGCGGGCAATCGGGCGCTGGTGGAAGGGCTGCTGATCACCAAGAGGCAGGCGTCGTCGCTGTCGCGAAGCGGTCAGGGTTCAGCGGCAATCGCACGCGGCCTTGCAACCAAACGGCTCGACGGTGAAATCGTCCCGGCGTCTAGGAAGTAG
- a CDS encoding AtpZ/AtpI family protein — protein MVRAGKPGNAGKTAPVEPEQPDPRDQELERRRNELEASLASRRTESQAGVQAAKSGSVSGYGNALKLSSEFIAGVVVGAGLGWLIDSWAGTSPWGLIIFLLLGFGAGVLNVLRSAGLVANAGIRQPDEAGKPDGK, from the coding sequence ATGGTCCGTGCGGGCAAGCCGGGGAATGCCGGAAAGACCGCGCCGGTGGAGCCTGAGCAGCCGGACCCTCGCGACCAAGAGCTGGAGCGCCGCCGGAATGAACTCGAAGCCTCGCTTGCTTCGAGGCGTACCGAAAGCCAGGCCGGCGTCCAGGCAGCGAAGTCGGGCAGTGTTTCCGGGTACGGCAACGCGCTGAAACTATCCAGCGAGTTCATCGCGGGGGTAGTCGTCGGAGCGGGACTCGGCTGGTTGATCGACAGTTGGGCGGGGACTTCGCCCTGGGGGTTGATCATCTTCCTGCTGCTGGGATTTGGCGCAGGCGTGTTGAATGTGCTGCGCTCGGCTGGACTTGTTGCCAATGCTGGCATAAGGCAGCCTGACGAAGCCGGGAAACCGGACGGGAAGTGA
- the moaB gene encoding molybdenum cofactor biosynthesis protein B has protein sequence MSERQFIPVRIAVLTVSDTRGFADDKSGQTLADRIETAGHVLAARAIATDDVEKIRATVLEWSRDDGIDVIITTGGTGFTGRDVTPEALEPIFEKRMDGFSEVFHRISYDKIGTSTIQSRATGGVVNATFVFVLPGSPGACRDAWDSILKAQLDYRHMPCNFVEIMPRLDEHLRRGG, from the coding sequence ATGAGCGAACGCCAGTTTATTCCCGTCCGCATTGCCGTCCTGACCGTGTCGGACACGCGCGGATTTGCCGACGACAAATCCGGGCAGACGCTGGCGGACCGGATCGAAACGGCGGGACATGTGCTTGCCGCGCGCGCCATCGCGACCGACGACGTGGAAAAAATCCGCGCAACAGTGCTGGAATGGTCGCGGGACGATGGCATCGACGTCATCATCACCACCGGCGGAACGGGCTTCACCGGTCGCGACGTGACGCCCGAAGCACTTGAACCGATCTTCGAAAAACGCATGGACGGCTTTTCGGAGGTGTTTCACCGCATCTCCTACGACAAGATCGGCACTTCCACGATCCAGTCGCGCGCCACGGGCGGCGTGGTCAACGCGACCTTCGTTTTCGTGCTGCCAGGTTCGCCGGGCGCCTGCCGCGACGCATGGGACAGCATATTGAAGGCGCAACTCGACTATCGCCACATGCCCTGCAATTTCGTGGAGATCATGCCGCGCCTTGACGAGCATCTAAGGCGCGGCGGCTAG
- a CDS encoding ribonuclease HII — protein MARPRSDSPPLFEILEKPDFAIEAKARKDGLWPVAGLDEAGRGPLAGPVVAAAVILDPDNIPDGLDDSKRLSREQREALFQQILNSAPGISFASVSAEGIDRINILRASLEAMRRALCALPMRPLLALADGRDIPPGLPCEGRALVKGDQRSQSIAAASIVAKVMRDRMMSCCAERNERYGFHVHAGYATERHRAAIEIHGPAPRLHRMSFSPFRLEAEIVTLV, from the coding sequence ATGGCTCGACCGCGTTCTGATTCTCCGCCCCTGTTCGAGATTCTCGAAAAGCCCGACTTCGCGATCGAGGCGAAGGCCCGCAAGGACGGGCTGTGGCCGGTGGCCGGCCTCGACGAGGCGGGGCGCGGGCCGCTCGCCGGGCCTGTTGTGGCGGCTGCCGTCATTCTCGACCCGGACAACATCCCGGACGGACTGGATGATTCCAAGAGGCTCAGTCGCGAGCAGCGCGAGGCGTTGTTCCAGCAAATCCTGAACAGCGCACCCGGCATTTCATTCGCCTCGGTATCGGCGGAGGGGATCGACCGTATCAACATCCTGCGCGCCAGCCTGGAAGCCATGCGCCGTGCGCTCTGCGCGCTTCCCATGCGGCCTTTGCTGGCGCTGGCGGACGGACGCGACATTCCGCCCGGCCTGCCTTGCGAGGGCCGCGCACTGGTGAAGGGCGACCAGCGCTCGCAGTCCATCGCCGCTGCGTCCATCGTTGCAAAGGTCATGCGCGACCGCATGATGTCCTGCTGCGCCGAGCGTAACGAGCGCTATGGCTTTCATGTTCACGCGGGCTATGCGACGGAACGCCATCGCGCCGCAATCGAGATTCACGGTCCCGCGCCGCGCCTCCACCGCATGAGCTTTTCGCCCTTCCGCCTCGAGGCGGAAATCGTCACGCTCGTTTAG
- a CDS encoding 4-(cytidine 5'-diphospho)-2-C-methyl-D-erythritol kinase, with product MPDRTLPVVEDAPAKINLALHVTGKRPDGYHLLETLVVFTRLGDRLTATCAARDDLEITGRYATGLPVDYSNLVIRARDAFRAWSPSGPVRLSLEKNLPIASGIGGGSSDAAATLRALARLEGEEGRDFAAIGGSLGADVPMCLVLRPLIARGIGEVLEPVSGLPELALVLVNPGVHVSTPDVFRGLPHADNPALAPLPEKLDFTSLVAWLRASRNDLQMPAERLAPSIGEALAALEGTNPAFARMSGSGATCFGIYENVAEAERAAQLMRAARPDWFIAATSTLP from the coding sequence TTGCCCGACAGAACGCTTCCGGTCGTCGAGGACGCACCGGCCAAGATTAACCTCGCCCTGCATGTAACCGGCAAGCGCCCGGACGGATATCATCTGCTGGAGACCCTCGTGGTCTTTACGCGGCTTGGAGACCGGCTGACCGCAACCTGTGCGGCGCGCGACGATCTTGAGATAACCGGCAGATACGCGACCGGCCTGCCGGTCGATTACTCCAACCTCGTCATCCGGGCGCGCGACGCATTCCGGGCGTGGTCCCCAAGCGGGCCTGTCCGACTGTCGCTTGAGAAAAACCTGCCGATTGCATCGGGCATTGGCGGCGGATCGAGCGACGCCGCCGCAACCTTGCGCGCGCTTGCCCGCCTTGAAGGAGAAGAAGGCCGGGACTTTGCAGCGATTGGCGGATCACTCGGCGCGGATGTGCCGATGTGCCTCGTCCTCCGGCCTCTCATTGCGCGGGGTATCGGTGAAGTGCTGGAGCCGGTTTCGGGCCTGCCCGAACTGGCGCTGGTGCTGGTCAATCCGGGCGTGCACGTCTCGACCCCGGACGTTTTTCGCGGCCTGCCGCACGCCGACAATCCCGCGCTGGCACCGCTGCCTGAAAAGCTCGATTTCACATCTCTCGTGGCCTGGCTGCGCGCAAGCCGAAACGACCTGCAAATGCCCGCCGAGCGGCTGGCGCCTTCGATCGGCGAAGCGCTTGCCGCGCTGGAAGGCACCAATCCTGCTTTCGCGCGCATGTCGGGCTCGGGCGCAACCTGCTTCGGCATCTATGAAAACGTGGCAGAGGCCGAACGGGCCGCTCAGTTGATGCGCGCCGCCCGCCCCGACTGGTTCATTGCCGCAACATCGACATTGCCCTAG
- a CDS encoding F0F1 ATP synthase subunit A, with product MANDPIHQFQISKWIPIEIGGFDFSFTNSSAFMVATAVAAGAFLFLTTSSRGLVPNRLQSISEMSYEFVANMLRDAAGTQGMKFFPFVFSLFMFVLVANLIGLFPYFFTVTSHIIVTFALALLVIGTVVVYGFMKHGFGFLKLFVPHGVPIVLVPLVVLIEIISFLSRPISLSVRLFANMLAGHITLKVFAGFVTSLTALGAVGVAGSILPLAMTVAITALEFLVAFLQAYVFAVLTCMYLNDAIHPGH from the coding sequence GTGGCGAACGATCCGATCCATCAGTTCCAGATTTCCAAATGGATTCCGATCGAAATCGGCGGCTTTGATTTCTCCTTCACCAATTCTTCCGCCTTCATGGTGGCAACGGCTGTTGCTGCGGGCGCATTCCTTTTCCTGACCACGTCGAGCCGCGGGCTGGTTCCGAACCGCCTCCAGTCGATCTCGGAAATGTCCTATGAATTCGTGGCGAATATGCTGCGCGACGCCGCCGGAACGCAGGGAATGAAGTTCTTCCCCTTTGTGTTCTCGCTGTTCATGTTCGTGCTGGTGGCCAATCTGATCGGCCTGTTTCCCTATTTCTTCACCGTCACCAGCCACATCATCGTGACCTTCGCGCTGGCGCTTCTGGTCATCGGAACGGTGGTCGTCTACGGCTTCATGAAGCATGGCTTCGGGTTCCTGAAACTGTTCGTGCCGCACGGCGTGCCGATTGTTCTCGTACCGCTCGTGGTGCTGATCGAGATCATTTCGTTCCTTTCGCGCCCCATCAGCCTCTCCGTTCGTCTTTTCGCGAATATGCTGGCGGGCCACATCACGCTCAAGGTGTTCGCGGGCTTCGTGACCTCGCTCACCGCGCTCGGCGCGGTCGGCGTCGCGGGATCGATCCTGCCGCTGGCGATGACCGTCGCCATCACGGCGCTCGAATTCCTGGTCGCATTCCTGCAGGCCTATGTTTTCGCTGTGCTGACCTGCATGTACCTCAACGACGCGATCCATCCGGGTCACTAG
- a CDS encoding PA0069 family radical SAM protein, whose protein sequence is MEQISNADVAAFKQGGSSMANAIVEERGLRIDHARRRGRGAGVNPSGRYEPLSRDVFDDGWNSLDELPPFKTEVQVERPRQIITRNESPDISFDRSINPYRGCEHGCIYCFARPTHAYMGLSPGLDFESKLFAKPDAARLLDKELSKPGYEPRTIAIGTNTDPYQPIEKQYRIMREVLEVLEARNHPVGIVTKSALVARDIDILSRMAERGLAKVALSITTLDRKLARTMEPRAATPAKRLETLRQLSDAGIPASVMVAPIVPGLNDSEIERILDSAQAAGAREAGYVILRLPLEVAPIFKDWLLRHYPDRYRHVMSLVRSMRDGKDYDSEWGKRMRGSGPYAWQIGRRFEIACKKLGLNIERRPLRTDLFVQARQGGEQLILL, encoded by the coding sequence ATGGAACAGATTTCGAATGCCGATGTTGCAGCCTTCAAGCAAGGAGGCTCATCCATGGCCAATGCCATTGTCGAGGAACGCGGGCTGCGCATCGATCATGCGCGCCGCCGCGGTCGCGGGGCGGGCGTCAACCCCAGCGGTCGCTACGAGCCGCTCAGCCGCGACGTGTTCGACGACGGCTGGAATTCGCTCGACGAATTGCCGCCGTTCAAGACCGAGGTGCAGGTCGAGCGGCCGCGCCAGATCATCACGCGCAACGAATCGCCGGATATTTCCTTCGACCGGTCGATCAATCCCTATCGCGGCTGCGAGCACGGCTGCATTTACTGCTTCGCCCGCCCGACCCACGCCTATATGGGCCTTTCGCCGGGGTTGGATTTCGAATCGAAGCTGTTCGCCAAGCCGGATGCGGCAAGGCTGCTGGACAAGGAATTGTCGAAGCCGGGCTATGAGCCGCGCACCATCGCCATCGGCACCAATACCGACCCGTACCAGCCGATTGAAAAGCAATACCGCATCATGCGCGAGGTGCTTGAGGTGCTGGAGGCGCGCAACCATCCGGTCGGCATCGTGACCAAGTCGGCGCTTGTCGCGCGGGACATCGACATCCTGTCGCGCATGGCGGAGCGCGGGCTGGCGAAGGTCGCGCTTTCGATCACGACACTCGACCGCAAGCTGGCGCGCACCATGGAGCCGCGCGCGGCAACGCCTGCGAAACGGCTCGAAACGCTGAGGCAACTCAGCGATGCGGGCATTCCGGCTTCCGTCATGGTCGCTCCCATCGTGCCCGGCCTGAACGACAGCGAGATCGAGCGGATACTGGACTCCGCGCAGGCGGCGGGCGCCCGGGAGGCGGGTTATGTCATCCTGCGCCTGCCGCTGGAGGTCGCGCCCATCTTCAAGGACTGGCTGCTGCGGCACTATCCCGACCGCTACCGCCACGTCATGTCGCTGGTTCGTTCGATGCGCGACGGCAAGGATTATGATTCGGAGTGGGGCAAGCGCATGCGTGGCTCCGGCCCCTATGCGTGGCAGATCGGTCGCCGCTTCGAGATCGCGTGCAAGAAGCTCGGCCTCAATATCGAGCGCCGGCCGCTGCGCACCGATCTCTTCGTGCAGGCTCGGCAAGGTGGCGAACAGCTCATCCTTCTGTAG
- a CDS encoding S49 family peptidase, producing MKQALSRLLPKSMRSNAVVIPVVRLHGAIMGGSNALRPTLSLASTAGLIEKAFAVKDAPAVAFSVNSPGGSPVQSRLIFKRIRDLAREKDKRVLVFVEDVAASGGYMIALAGDEIVADPSSIVGSIGVVSASFGFTELIKKIGVERRVHTAGDNKAVLDPFRPERKEDIERLKALQLEVHETFIDLVKERRGAKLKDDPDLFTGLFWSGRKGLELGLVDALGDMRSFLKTRYGDKTELKLITQSRGLLGRGFGLFGSRSGPALASEAVHAALDATQERALWSRFGL from the coding sequence ATCAAGCAAGCCCTTTCCCGCCTTTTGCCAAAATCCATGCGTTCCAACGCGGTCGTCATTCCCGTGGTCCGGCTGCACGGCGCAATCATGGGCGGCTCGAATGCCCTTCGCCCGACGCTGTCGCTTGCCTCGACGGCGGGGCTGATCGAAAAGGCGTTTGCCGTCAAGGACGCGCCCGCCGTGGCCTTTTCCGTCAACTCGCCTGGCGGTTCGCCCGTCCAGTCGCGATTGATCTTCAAGCGCATCCGAGACCTCGCGCGAGAAAAGGACAAGCGGGTGCTGGTTTTTGTCGAGGATGTCGCGGCCTCTGGCGGTTACATGATCGCGCTGGCGGGTGACGAGATCGTCGCTGACCCCTCCTCTATCGTCGGTTCAATCGGCGTTGTGTCGGCGAGCTTCGGATTCACCGAACTGATCAAGAAGATCGGCGTTGAGCGGCGCGTGCACACCGCAGGCGACAACAAGGCTGTGCTCGACCCCTTTCGCCCCGAGCGCAAGGAAGACATCGAGCGCCTGAAGGCGCTTCAGCTCGAAGTGCATGAGACATTCATCGATCTGGTCAAGGAACGGCGCGGCGCGAAACTGAAGGACGATCCCGACCTGTTCACCGGCCTGTTCTGGAGCGGCAGGAAGGGGCTGGAGCTTGGGCTGGTCGATGCGCTGGGCGACATGCGTTCGTTCCTCAAAACGCGCTACGGCGACAAGACCGAATTGAAGCTCATCACGCAGTCGCGTGGCCTTCTCGGGCGCGGGTTCGGCCTGTTCGGCTCGCGCTCCGGCCCTGCGCTTGCGAGCGAAGCGGTGCATGCCGCGCTGGATGCCACGCAGGAACGTGCACTTTGGTCACGCTTCGGCCTATGA
- a CDS encoding F0F1 ATP synthase subunit C — protein sequence MEVEAAKAIGAGIACLGMGGAGIGLGTIFGNYLAGALRNPSAADGQFGRLIFGFAVTEALGIFSLLVALLLLFA from the coding sequence ATGGAAGTAGAAGCAGCAAAGGCAATTGGCGCTGGCATCGCATGCCTCGGCATGGGTGGCGCCGGTATCGGCCTGGGCACCATTTTCGGCAACTATCTGGCCGGCGCGCTGCGCAATCCCTCGGCTGCCGATGGCCAGTTCGGCCGCCTGATCTTCGGCTTCGCCGTGACCGAAGCTCTGGGCATCTTCTCCCTGCTCGTCGCGCTGCTCCTCCTCTTCGCATAA
- a CDS encoding arsenate reductase encodes MTTLYGFKSCDTVKKARRWLDEHGIDYRWFDYRVEKLDPATLDGWISRAGWEAVLNRNSTTFKELPESEKAGLDATKARAMLLAETNLIKRPVLDTGDALLFGFKADAYAQAVK; translated from the coding sequence ATGACAACCCTCTACGGATTCAAGTCCTGCGACACGGTAAAGAAGGCGCGTCGATGGCTTGACGAGCACGGCATCGACTATCGCTGGTTCGACTACCGGGTGGAAAAGCTCGATCCCGCGACGCTCGATGGCTGGATCTCCCGCGCCGGATGGGAAGCCGTGCTGAACCGAAACAGCACCACCTTCAAGGAATTGCCGGAGAGCGAAAAGGCGGGGCTCGACGCCACCAAGGCGCGCGCGATGCTGCTTGCCGAAACCAACCTTATCAAACGGCCCGTGCTCGACACGGGCGATGCCCTACTGTTCGGCTTCAAGGCTGACGCCTATGCGCAGGCGGTTAAATAA
- a CDS encoding NAD(P)/FAD-dependent oxidoreductase: protein MSEQVDIAIVGAGHNGLVCAAYLAAAGFSVKVLERRSVVGGAAVTEEFLPGFRNSVASYTVSLLNPKIIRDLDLHAHGLRIVERRLGNFLPLPDGRYLKAGEGVTRGEIARFSTRDAERYDGYGAEIEAIADVLRDLVLRQPPNMVEGGWRASMAEAWRALSDGNRLRRIAPERRRALLDLFTKSAADYLDGWFETDCVKALFGFDSIVGNYASPYTPNTAYVLLHHVFGEVNGRKGAWGHAIGGMGAITQAMAAACRARGVEIETDAPVREIIVAKDRATGVVLEDGRAVRARAVVSNLNPRLLFERLVPGDALPPEFLARMGRWKCGSGTFRMNVALSELPSFSCLPGREAADHHTAGIIIAPSLDYMDRAWTDARRHGWSREPVVEMLIPSTLDDSLAPKGAHVASLFCQHVQPELSDGRSWDDHREEVADLMIETVDRHAPGFKASVLGRQIMSPLDLERTFGLVGGDIFHGALSLDQLFSARPMLGYADYRSPVKGLYLCGSGTHPGGGVTGAPGHNAARSIIADRRKI from the coding sequence ATGAGTGAACAAGTCGATATCGCAATTGTCGGTGCTGGCCATAACGGCCTTGTCTGCGCGGCCTATCTGGCCGCCGCCGGGTTTAGCGTGAAGGTGCTGGAGCGCCGTTCCGTCGTCGGCGGGGCTGCGGTGACGGAGGAATTTCTTCCCGGTTTCCGCAATTCGGTCGCGTCCTACACGGTGAGCCTGCTCAACCCGAAGATCATCCGCGATCTCGACCTTCACGCGCACGGTTTGCGGATCGTCGAGCGGCGGCTCGGCAATTTCCTGCCGCTGCCGGATGGGAGATACCTCAAGGCGGGCGAAGGCGTGACCCGAGGCGAGATCGCGCGTTTCAGCACCCGCGATGCCGAGCGCTATGACGGCTATGGAGCCGAGATCGAAGCGATTGCCGATGTGCTGCGCGATCTGGTGCTCCGCCAGCCGCCCAACATGGTCGAAGGCGGCTGGCGCGCATCCATGGCCGAGGCATGGCGGGCGCTGTCCGACGGCAACCGGCTGCGCCGCATCGCCCCGGAAAGGCGGCGCGCGCTTCTCGACCTGTTCACCAAATCCGCCGCCGACTATCTGGACGGCTGGTTCGAGACGGATTGCGTGAAGGCGCTCTTCGGCTTCGATTCCATCGTCGGGAACTACGCCAGCCCCTACACGCCGAACACGGCCTATGTGCTGCTGCATCATGTTTTCGGCGAGGTGAATGGCAGGAAGGGGGCGTGGGGACACGCCATTGGCGGCATGGGCGCGATCACCCAGGCAATGGCCGCCGCTTGCCGTGCGCGTGGCGTCGAGATCGAAACGGATGCGCCGGTCAGGGAAATCATCGTCGCAAAGGACCGCGCGACGGGCGTCGTGCTGGAGGATGGACGGGCGGTTCGGGCAAGGGCGGTGGTGAGCAACCTCAACCCCCGGCTGCTGTTCGAGCGGCTTGTGCCCGGCGATGCGCTGCCACCGGAATTTCTCGCAAGGATGGGCCGCTGGAAATGTGGCTCGGGCACATTCCGCATGAATGTCGCCCTGTCGGAACTGCCGAGCTTTTCCTGCCTGCCGGGCCGCGAGGCGGCAGACCATCACACGGCAGGCATCATCATCGCGCCGTCACTCGACTATATGGATCGCGCATGGACCGACGCCCGCCGTCATGGCTGGAGCCGCGAGCCCGTCGTGGAAATGCTCATTCCCTCCACGCTGGACGACAGCCTCGCGCCGAAGGGCGCGCATGTCGCCAGCCTGTTCTGCCAGCACGTGCAGCCTGAACTTTCCGATGGCCGGTCATGGGACGATCATCGCGAGGAAGTGGCGGATTTGATGATAGAGACGGTCGACCGGCACGCGCCCGGCTTCAAGGCCAGCGTCCTTGGCCGCCAGATCATGAGCCCGCTCGACCTCGAACGCACGTTCGGTCTCGTCGGCGGCGACATTTTTCACGGGGCGCTGAGCCTCGACCAATTGTTCAGTGCACGACCGATGCTGGGCTATGCGGACTATCGCTCGCCCGTGAAAGGCCTGTACCTGTGCGGCTCCGGCACGCATCCCGGCGGTGGCGTGACCGGCGCGCCGGGACACAATGCCGCCCGCAGCATCATTGCCGACCGGCGCAAGATCTGA